The following proteins come from a genomic window of Drosophila sulfurigaster albostrigata strain 15112-1811.04 chromosome X, ASM2355843v2, whole genome shotgun sequence:
- the LOC133847700 gene encoding uncharacterized transmembrane protein DDB_G0285607-like produces MSQSKTSHAAAAAVAATTSTSTTNGSGSGSGNNISNSNIGNSSNGISIGNNSNTNSNTNNEQSIAASTTTTTTTVQTQAHHHHHHHHHRHHHLLETPTSSAAVAAAVAAAININMRMLMLMCIHMRRTINCSR; encoded by the exons ATGTCACAGTCTAAAACATcgcatgcagcagcagctgcagttgcggCAACAACGTCAACGTCTACGACCAacggcagtggcagtggcagtggcaacaacatcagTAATAGCAACATTGGCAATAGTAGCAATGGCATCAGCATcggcaacaatagcaataccAACAGCAATACCAACAACGAGCAGTCAATCGCggcatcgacaacaacaacaacaacaacggtaCAGACGCaagctcatcatcatcaccaccatcatcaccatcgtcatcatcatttgCTGGAGACACCAACGAGCAGTGCAgcagttgccgctgctgttgcggcaGC catcaacatcaacatgcGCATGCTCATGCTCATGTGCATCCACATGCGGCGTACCATCAACTGCAGCCGCTGA
- the LOC133847954 gene encoding alanine--glyoxylate aminotransferase 2-like has translation MPFASEQMQSVASQQLSKSDTIKLRNKHIGQACQLFYRSDPLKIVRGQGQYMFDEEGTRYLDCINNVAHVGHCHPEVVRAGALQMATISTNNRFLHDELVQCAKTLTSKMPSPLSVCFFVNSGSEANDLALRLARNYTKRQDVITLDHAYHGHLQSVMEISPYKFNQPGGEKKPDYVHVAPCPDIYGGQYTDKEFPNADLGLLYAQPIADICERQMAKGEGVAAFIAESLQSCGGQILPPAGYFQRVYDAVHQAGGVCIADEVQVGFGRVGSHYWAFETQNVVPDIVCVAKPMGNGHPVGAVVTTPEIAQAFHATGVAYFNTYGGNPVSCAIANAVMRIIDEEGLQQNAHQLGDYLLRECSQLKQEFDCVGDVRGLGLFVGIELVTDRDARIPDTKGAHWVVNRMKQLHKVLVSSDGPNDNVIKLKPPMCFNLENADEFLLAFRECLTTLTQDQLQQARVADAAATAALTTNGVIATAADTLANKTKMFERQDRLIKSV, from the exons ATGCCTTTCGCAAGTGAACAAATGCAATCGGTGGCCAGCCAGCAATTGTCCAAATCGGACACGATTAAGCTGCGCAACAAGCACATTGG ACAAGCCTGCCAACTCTTCTATCGATCTGATCCATTGAAAATAGTTCGCGGACAGGGTCAGTACATGTTTGATGAGGAGGGCACGCGCTATCTGGACTGCATCAATAATGTGGCACATG TGGGTCATTGCCATCCTGAAGTGGTGCGCGCTGGAGCTCTCCAGATGGCCACCATCTCGACAAACAATCGCTTCCTGCACGATGAGCTGGTGCAGTGCGCCAAGACCTTGACCAGCAAGATGCCGTCGCCGCTCTCCGTTTGCTTCTTTGTCAACTCCGGCTCGGAGGCCAACGATTTGGCGCTGCGTCTGGCACGCAACTACACCAAGCGTCAGGATGTGATCACACTCGACCA TGCCTACCACGGTCATTTGCAGTCCGTGATGGAGATCTCGCCGTACAAATTCAATCAGCCCGGCGGCGAGAAGAAACCGGACTACGTGCATGTGGCTCCCTGTCCCGACATCTATGGCGGCCAGTACACGGACAAGGAGTTCCCCAACGCCGATCTCGGACTGCTCTACGCACAGCCCATTGCGGACATTTGCGAGCGCCAGATGGCAAAGGGTGAGGGCGTTGCAGCCTTCATTGCCGAGAGCCTGCAGAGCTGTGGCGGACAGATATTGCCGCCCGCCGGCTACTTCCAGCGTGTGTACGACGCCGTGCATCAGGCTGGCGGAGTGTGCATCGCCGACGAGGTGCAGGTGGGCTTTGGCCGTGTGGGCAGCCACTATTGGGCATTCGAGACACAGAACGTGGTGCCCGACATTGTGTGCGTGGCCAAGCCGATGGGCAACGGTCATCCGGTGGGCGCTGTGGTGACCACGCCAGAGATTGCGCAGGCATTCCATGCCACGGGCGTGGCCTATTTCAATACGTACGGCGGCAATCCGGTGTCGTGCGCCATTGCCAATGCGGTGATGCGGATCATCGATGAGGAGGGACTGCAGCAGAATGCCCATCAGCTGGGCGATTATCTGCTGCGCGAGTGCAGCCAGCTGAAGCAGGAGTTCGATTGCGTTGGCGATGTGCGTGGCCTCGGCTTGTTTGTGGGCATTGAGTTGGTCACCGATCGCGATGCACGCATTCCGGACACTAAGGGCGCCCATTGGGTCGTCAATCGCATGAAGCAGCTGCACAAGGTGCTCGTCTCCAGCGATGGGCCCAACGACAATGTGATCAAGCTAAAGCCACCCATGTGCTTCAATCTGGAGAACGCCGATGAGTTCCTGCTTGCGTTCCGCGAATGCCTCACCACGCTCACCCAGGACCAGTTGCAGCAGGCTCGCGTTGCCGATgccgcagccacagctgcTCTTACCACAAACGGTGTCATTGCCACTGCGGCTGATACGCTGGCGAACAAGACGAAAATGTTTGAGCGACAGGATCGTCTCATCAAGTCCGTTTGA